One window of Atribacteraceae bacterium genomic DNA carries:
- a CDS encoding V-type ATP synthase subunit A, producing the protein MDENITRGVVHSVNGPVVVARRLRGSKMFDMVKVGEKKLFGEIIEIARENTTIQVYEETAGLRPREPVESTYEPLSVELGPGLIGQIFDGTQRPLEVIRNESGDFIARGIDVPALDREKKWDFHPLVKKGDEVEAGDLLGEVQESTTISCRVMVPPGVQGKVISVQEGSYTVEDTIVVIQTESDGDVPVSMMQRWPVRTTRPYRKKVSLSEPLITGQRVIDTLFPIAKGGAACIPGPFGSGKTVVQHQLAKWSNAEIIVFIGCGERGNEMTDVLMEFPKLIDPNTGEPLMKRTVLIANTSNMPVAAREASVYTGITIAEYYRDMGYNVALMADSTSRWAEAMREISGRLEEMPGDEGFPAYLGTRIASFYERAGKVECLGRDHRIGSLSVIGAVSPPGGDLSEPVTQNTLRVVQVYWGLEDKLAYKRHFPAINWLISYSLYVQGLEEYWKKHVSPEFSEDRAEALRILQQEAELEEIVRLVGVESLSFRERFVLEVARMVREDFLQQSAFHELDTFSSLRKQSLILKSILVYYQEGLKGLEKGLVLRNLLLLPVRERIGRAKYIPEEDLNKIENLIGDVREQMNSKTRGEVESNV; encoded by the coding sequence ATGGATGAAAATATAACCAGGGGAGTCGTACATTCGGTTAACGGTCCGGTAGTTGTGGCCAGGCGGTTACGGGGATCCAAAATGTTCGACATGGTCAAAGTCGGGGAAAAGAAGCTCTTCGGGGAGATCATTGAAATAGCGCGGGAGAACACGACCATCCAGGTTTATGAGGAAACGGCGGGGTTGCGACCTCGTGAACCGGTCGAATCCACCTATGAACCACTGAGCGTCGAACTTGGTCCTGGACTGATCGGACAGATCTTCGATGGAACCCAGCGTCCGCTGGAAGTGATCCGGAACGAGTCGGGGGATTTCATAGCCCGGGGAATCGATGTTCCGGCGCTGGATCGGGAAAAAAAGTGGGATTTCCACCCGTTGGTCAAAAAAGGGGACGAAGTTGAAGCGGGGGACTTGCTCGGTGAGGTTCAGGAATCGACGACCATATCCTGCCGGGTTATGGTTCCCCCCGGTGTTCAGGGAAAAGTCATTTCGGTGCAGGAGGGTTCGTACACCGTAGAGGATACGATCGTGGTCATCCAAACGGAATCAGACGGAGACGTCCCGGTGAGCATGATGCAGCGTTGGCCGGTTCGTACGACAAGGCCCTACCGGAAAAAAGTCAGCCTGAGCGAACCCTTGATTACCGGACAAAGAGTCATCGATACTCTCTTCCCGATCGCCAAGGGTGGAGCGGCCTGTATTCCGGGACCCTTCGGAAGCGGGAAGACCGTCGTTCAGCACCAGTTGGCTAAGTGGTCAAACGCTGAAATCATCGTGTTCATTGGATGCGGTGAACGGGGAAACGAAATGACTGATGTACTCATGGAATTTCCCAAGTTGATCGACCCCAATACCGGGGAACCCCTGATGAAGCGGACGGTTTTAATCGCTAATACCTCGAATATGCCGGTGGCCGCCCGGGAAGCCTCGGTCTATACCGGGATCACCATTGCTGAGTACTACCGGGATATGGGATACAATGTCGCCCTGATGGCCGATTCCACTTCACGATGGGCAGAGGCCATGCGGGAAATTTCGGGACGGCTGGAAGAAATGCCCGGCGACGAAGGATTTCCGGCCTATTTGGGAACCCGGATCGCCAGTTTCTATGAACGGGCGGGAAAAGTGGAATGCTTGGGGCGTGACCACCGGATTGGTTCACTGAGTGTTATCGGGGCGGTCTCTCCCCCCGGGGGCGACCTCTCCGAGCCGGTGACTCAGAATACATTGCGAGTGGTCCAGGTTTACTGGGGCCTCGAAGATAAACTGGCCTATAAAAGGCATTTTCCGGCTATCAACTGGCTGATCAGCTATTCTTTGTACGTTCAGGGTCTCGAGGAATACTGGAAAAAACATGTATCTCCTGAATTCAGCGAGGATCGGGCGGAAGCCCTGCGGATTCTCCAGCAGGAAGCCGAACTCGAGGAAATCGTCCGGTTGGTCGGTGTCGAATCGTTGTCCTTCCGGGAACGCTTCGTACTGGAAGTGGCCCGGATGGTCCGGGAGGATTTTCTCCAGCAAAGTGCTTTCCATGAACTGGACACTTTTTCATCCCTTCGCAAGCAGTCCCTGATTCTGAAATCTATCCTCGTTTACTACCAGGAAGGCTTGAAAGGGCTTGAAAAAGGTCTTGTCTTACGCAATCTGCTTTTGTTGCCGGTCCGTGAACGGATAGGGCGGGCCAAGTATATTCCGGAAGAAGATCTGAATAAAATCGAGAACCTGATCGGTGATGTGCGGGAACAGATGAATTCCAAGACCAGGGGTGAGGTAGAAAGCAATGTATAA
- a CDS encoding V-type ATPase subunit: protein MKTITEKPRAVRNSAYTYLIGRIRVLEKGLLSGKIVESALRAEDLDQVKRVLSEVPFLGESLQGIGNTLQSIDETLNSHYWETLREIGRSRAGKKLTAFFVLGFDTNALKLVLKRQIAQVRGGKEYPSSLSWTTLTRFMSGEGREYLPDFFRLAAEGALAIFENTGNVQMLEAEIDRRYLQEALNMAKVIESPVIKNWLIAYVLFAFIRAALRARFQERKNDFLQTLYFKNPFIKQEAFHELVTGTEEKVRETIDDFGFSDVFDREATLFDPVALAELERSMDNYLIRFIRAYRMAAFGPEPVFGYLYARCTDTRNLRILLEGKFFGIGEAELKRKLRESYYE from the coding sequence ATGAAAACGATCACCGAGAAACCCCGGGCGGTACGAAATAGTGCCTATACCTACCTGATTGGCCGGATCCGGGTTCTGGAAAAGGGCCTGCTGAGCGGGAAGATTGTGGAGAGTGCCTTGCGGGCTGAAGACCTGGATCAGGTCAAGCGTGTTCTATCTGAAGTTCCCTTTCTGGGTGAGTCCCTCCAGGGTATCGGGAACACATTGCAATCGATCGATGAGACGCTGAATTCTCATTATTGGGAAACTCTTCGGGAAATAGGGCGAAGCCGTGCCGGGAAAAAGTTGACCGCGTTTTTTGTTCTTGGCTTTGACACGAACGCCCTGAAGTTGGTTTTAAAAAGGCAAATCGCTCAGGTGAGGGGGGGTAAAGAGTATCCCTCTTCTTTGTCCTGGACGACGTTAACCCGCTTTATGTCCGGTGAAGGACGGGAATACCTGCCGGACTTTTTCCGGTTGGCCGCAGAAGGGGCTCTCGCGATTTTTGAAAACACTGGAAATGTCCAGATGCTTGAAGCGGAAATTGACCGGCGATACCTCCAGGAAGCGCTGAATATGGCAAAGGTTATTGAAAGCCCGGTTATCAAGAACTGGTTGATTGCCTATGTCCTGTTCGCTTTCATACGGGCGGCCTTGCGGGCCCGCTTTCAGGAACGGAAAAACGATTTTCTTCAAACCCTCTACTTCAAGAACCCTTTTATCAAGCAGGAAGCGTTTCACGAACTGGTGACCGGGACGGAAGAAAAAGTTCGGGAGACTATCGACGATTTCGGTTTTTCCGATGTTTTCGACCGAGAAGCTACCCTTTTCGATCCAGTGGCCCTGGCCGAATTGGAGCGGTCGATGGACAATTATCTGATACGGTTCATCCGTGCCTATCGGATGGCCGCGTTTGGACCGGAGCCGGTATTCGGTTATCTCTACGCCCGTTGTACCGATACCAGAAACCTGCGCATCCTTTTGGAAGGGAAGTTTTTCGGAATCGGAGAAGCGGAATTGAAGCGGAAATTGCGGGAGAGCTATTATGAGTGA
- a CDS encoding V-type ATP synthase subunit F, translating into MSERNTKLAFVGGEENALCFRGMGFDNYLTNSPEQLRDALPALRKMDYALIIVEWKYYSIVKSHFEDLKGEALPVVLGIPTRGPEAGKGGEYVRKLVEIAIGSDILL; encoded by the coding sequence ATGAGTGAACGTAACACTAAACTGGCTTTTGTAGGGGGCGAGGAAAATGCGCTATGTTTTCGGGGAATGGGTTTTGATAACTATCTAACCAACTCCCCTGAGCAATTGCGGGACGCTCTCCCTGCATTGCGGAAAATGGATTACGCCCTGATTATCGTCGAATGGAAATATTACAGTATAGTTAAGAGCCATTTTGAGGATCTGAAAGGAGAGGCGCTTCCCGTTGTTCTGGGTATCCCAACCCGTGGGCCTGAAGCCGGGAAAGGTGGGGAATACGTGAGGAAACTCGTCGAAATAGCCATAGGAAGCGATATCCTGCTTTAG
- a CDS encoding V-type ATP synthase subunit B has protein sequence MYKEYMTVSEIAGPLLTIEQVEDSRYMEIVDIELAGGKRRRGQVLMTSEGKALVQVFEGTEGIGIGETRVKFLGRVMELPVSPDILGRVFSGSGIPIDDGPEIVPEARLDINGNPMNPVARDYPIDFIQTGVSAIDGLNTLVRGQKLPIFSGSGLPHARLASQIARQARVLKEEERFAVVFGALGITFDEANYFISELRNTGAIERSILFINLASDPAVERIITPRLALTAAEYLAFELDMQVLVVLTDMTNYCEALREISAARREIPGRRGYPGYLYTDLATMYERAGRIRGKRGSITQIPILTMPEDDKTHPIPDLTGYITEGQIIVSRQLFRKNLYPPIDVLPSLSRLRDKGIGKGKTREDHPDVANQLFAAYARGREAAELATILGEASLTDLDQLFMKFSQAFEFRFISQGEYENRTIEETLTIGWELLRMIPREELKRIRDEYLDRYYKKEETVATAREGGSA, from the coding sequence ATGTATAAAGAATACATGACGGTTTCGGAGATTGCCGGACCGCTTCTCACCATCGAGCAGGTGGAAGACTCCCGGTACATGGAAATTGTGGATATCGAATTGGCCGGTGGAAAGCGCCGTCGGGGCCAGGTCTTGATGACCAGCGAAGGGAAGGCGCTTGTCCAGGTCTTCGAAGGTACGGAAGGTATTGGCATCGGCGAGACCCGTGTGAAGTTTCTGGGACGAGTTATGGAACTCCCGGTTTCCCCGGATATTTTGGGCCGGGTCTTTTCCGGATCGGGCATCCCCATCGACGACGGGCCAGAAATTGTTCCCGAAGCCCGATTGGATATCAATGGAAACCCCATGAACCCGGTAGCCCGGGACTACCCCATCGACTTTATTCAGACTGGGGTTTCGGCGATTGACGGATTGAATACTTTGGTGCGCGGCCAAAAGTTGCCAATTTTTTCCGGATCCGGCCTTCCTCATGCCCGGCTGGCTTCCCAGATCGCCCGACAGGCCAGGGTCCTGAAGGAGGAAGAGAGATTCGCGGTGGTCTTCGGTGCCTTGGGGATTACCTTTGATGAAGCTAATTATTTTATTTCGGAACTGCGGAACACTGGAGCCATTGAACGTTCGATCCTGTTCATCAATCTGGCCAGTGATCCGGCGGTCGAGAGGATCATCACTCCGCGCTTGGCTTTGACCGCAGCTGAGTATTTAGCCTTCGAGCTGGATATGCAGGTCCTGGTGGTGCTCACGGATATGACCAACTACTGTGAGGCTCTACGGGAAATTTCCGCCGCCCGGAGGGAGATCCCGGGCCGCCGTGGCTACCCCGGTTATTTATATACCGACCTCGCCACGATGTATGAGCGCGCCGGACGGATCCGGGGAAAGAGAGGGTCGATAACCCAGATACCTATTCTCACCATGCCTGAGGACGACAAGACTCATCCTATTCCCGATCTTACCGGATATATCACGGAAGGGCAGATCATCGTCAGCCGCCAACTCTTCCGAAAAAACCTCTATCCTCCGATCGATGTATTGCCGTCCCTGTCCCGCTTAAGGGACAAGGGAATCGGAAAAGGCAAGACTCGCGAGGACCATCCCGATGTCGCCAACCAATTGTTTGCGGCCTATGCCCGCGGGCGAGAGGCCGCTGAACTGGCCACGATCCTGGGAGAGGCGTCATTAACGGATCTCGATCAGCTCTTTATGAAATTTTCCCAGGCGTTCGAATTCCGCTTTATCTCCCAGGGCGAATACGAAAACCGAACTATTGAGGAAACACTTACCATTGGATGGGAACTCTTACGTATGATTCCCCGGGAGGAATTGAAGCGAATCCGGGACGAATACCTGGATCGCTACTATAAAAAAGAGGAAACAGTGGCCACCGCAAGGGAGGGGGGTTCGGCGTGA